One window of Desulfarculus baarsii DSM 2075 genomic DNA carries:
- a CDS encoding EAL domain-containing protein yields the protein MKALDRNLLLTVILAALLCAPPLGGDAAWAARQAPAEERRTIVVVGDKTYAPIEFLGPDGRPRGVAVDMWRLWSQKTGVAIDYRLVDWAQAIEMVRQRRADVISGLFPREGAGLWFCRPFMKVDAHLFFSRKIKGLVDSRDLAGFRVGVVRGDYLEGLLRVEAPGAKLVLAETFEDMIKMAIAGRVEVFACDEMVAAFLLAKHDAEDMFRRTAKPVHTDDLRPGVAEGHDEMMRLVNAGFDAIDEAERQAVLDRWAGRSLWGGGQWLWLCGAFSLALLAAVVFLAWNRQLKIRVDKATRQIMDKRQELEAVFNALPDLLFRFDATGRYIDYQGGRETRPFLPPERFMGRAIAEVLPPEAARAMTTAMQLARERRQVVGLEYELTIDGERRYYEARLAPLSFDEIVCVVRDVSQRKLAEQEQKMAATVFENSIEGIVVADADGKVRLVNSAFTAITGYGSDDVIGKEMDVLRAEAMDLALYEEIWGQLAEHGQWSGEYWNRRKNGEAYPEWLTVTVIRDSHGRVINYLAIFYDITEIKRSQEQIRYQAYHDALTGLPNRNLFKDRLGQALHHAERRGSKVAVLFVDLDNFKLINDSLGHDVGDHVLRDIAGRLRRCVRDEDTVARIGGDEFLMVLEEIDGELGADRVARRVLDNFARPFGVGGHEFHLGASIGVTVFPDDGQDVETLIKNADMAMYRAKERGKNNYQMFTPAMQAKTNLRMEMERALRQALERDEFVVHYQAKVETVSGRVVGMEALARWQSPGKGLVMPGQFIPVAEESGLITAIGKVILRQACRQASRWQTMTGRDLRLAVNVSAKQLYQPEFVETVETILRETGLAPGLLELEVTESVVMHQDTAANRTLLELAALGVSLAIDDFGTGYSSLYYLKHFPIDTLKIDRGFVRDIGRDANDAAIVGAIVSLGHSLGLSVVAEGVETAEQLAYLRALGCDLCQGYYFSEPAPAEQFAELLPWP from the coding sequence TTGAAAGCCCTGGACCGCAACCTGCTGCTGACCGTCATTCTGGCGGCGCTATTGTGCGCCCCGCCCCTGGGAGGCGACGCCGCTTGGGCGGCCAGGCAGGCTCCCGCCGAGGAGCGGCGCACGATCGTCGTTGTCGGTGACAAGACCTATGCGCCCATCGAGTTTCTGGGGCCAGACGGTCGGCCCAGGGGCGTGGCCGTGGACATGTGGCGGCTGTGGTCGCAAAAGACCGGCGTGGCCATCGACTACCGCCTGGTGGATTGGGCCCAGGCCATCGAGATGGTCCGCCAGCGCCGGGCCGACGTGATCAGCGGGCTGTTCCCCCGCGAGGGGGCCGGGCTGTGGTTTTGCCGGCCGTTCATGAAGGTCGACGCGCACCTGTTTTTTTCGCGCAAAATCAAGGGCCTGGTGGACAGCCGCGACTTGGCCGGCTTCCGCGTGGGCGTGGTGCGCGGCGATTATCTGGAGGGGCTGTTGCGCGTCGAGGCCCCGGGGGCCAAGCTTGTCCTGGCCGAGACCTTCGAGGATATGATCAAGATGGCCATCGCCGGCCGGGTGGAGGTGTTCGCCTGCGACGAGATGGTGGCCGCCTTTCTTTTGGCCAAGCACGACGCCGAGGACATGTTCCGGCGCACGGCCAAGCCCGTGCACACCGACGATCTGCGCCCCGGCGTGGCCGAGGGCCACGACGAAATGATGCGACTGGTCAACGCCGGCTTCGACGCAATCGACGAGGCCGAGCGCCAGGCGGTCCTCGATCGCTGGGCGGGCCGGTCGCTGTGGGGCGGCGGCCAATGGCTGTGGCTGTGCGGGGCCTTTTCGCTGGCGCTGCTGGCGGCGGTGGTTTTCCTGGCCTGGAACCGCCAGCTCAAGATCCGCGTCGACAAGGCCACCCGCCAGATCATGGACAAACGCCAGGAATTGGAGGCCGTCTTCAACGCCCTGCCCGACCTGCTCTTTCGCTTCGACGCCACCGGCCGCTACATCGACTACCAGGGCGGCCGCGAGACCAGGCCGTTTTTGCCGCCCGAGCGCTTCATGGGCCGCGCCATCGCCGAGGTTCTGCCACCCGAGGCGGCCCGGGCCATGACCACGGCCATGCAATTGGCCCGGGAGCGTCGGCAGGTGGTGGGCCTGGAGTACGAACTGACCATCGACGGCGAGCGTCGTTATTACGAAGCCCGCCTGGCCCCGCTGAGCTTCGACGAGATCGTCTGCGTGGTTCGCGACGTCAGCCAGCGCAAGCTGGCCGAGCAGGAACAAAAAATGGCCGCCACCGTCTTCGAGAACTCCATCGAGGGCATTGTCGTGGCCGACGCCGATGGCAAGGTGCGCCTGGTCAACAGCGCCTTCACGGCCATCACCGGCTATGGCTCCGACGACGTCATCGGCAAGGAAATGGACGTGCTGCGCGCCGAGGCCATGGACCTGGCCCTCTACGAGGAGATCTGGGGCCAACTGGCCGAGCACGGCCAGTGGAGCGGCGAATACTGGAACCGCCGCAAGAACGGCGAGGCCTACCCCGAATGGCTCACCGTCACCGTCATTCGCGACTCCCACGGCCGGGTGATCAATTATCTGGCCATTTTTTACGACATCACCGAGATCAAGCGCTCCCAGGAGCAGATCCGTTATCAGGCCTACCACGACGCCCTGACAGGCCTGCCCAACCGCAACCTGTTCAAGGACCGCCTGGGCCAGGCCCTGCATCACGCCGAGCGCCGAGGCTCCAAGGTGGCGGTGCTCTTCGTCGATCTGGACAATTTCAAGCTGATCAACGACTCGCTGGGCCACGACGTGGGCGACCATGTGCTGCGCGACATCGCCGGCCGCCTGCGCCGCTGCGTGCGCGACGAAGACACCGTCGCCCGCATCGGTGGCGATGAGTTCCTCATGGTGCTGGAGGAGATCGACGGCGAACTGGGGGCCGATCGGGTGGCCCGGCGGGTGTTGGACAACTTCGCCCGGCCCTTCGGCGTGGGCGGCCACGAGTTTCACCTGGGGGCCAGCATTGGCGTGACGGTCTTTCCCGATGATGGCCAAGATGTCGAGACGCTGATCAAAAACGCCGATATGGCCATGTACCGCGCCAAGGAGCGGGGCAAGAACAACTACCAGATGTTCACCCCGGCCATGCAGGCCAAGACCAACCTGCGCATGGAAATGGAGCGGGCCCTGCGCCAGGCCCTGGAGCGCGACGAGTTCGTCGTCCACTATCAGGCCAAGGTCGAGACGGTCAGCGGCCGCGTGGTGGGCATGGAGGCCCTGGCCCGCTGGCAAAGCCCAGGCAAGGGCTTGGTCATGCCCGGCCAATTCATCCCCGTGGCCGAGGAGAGCGGGCTGATCACGGCCATCGGCAAGGTGATCCTGCGTCAGGCCTGTCGTCAGGCCAGCCGCTGGCAAACCATGACTGGCCGCGACCTGCGCCTGGCGGTCAACGTTTCGGCCAAGCAGCTCTACCAGCCCGAGTTCGTCGAGACGGTGGAGACGATTCTACGCGAAACGGGCCTGGCCCCGGGCCTGCTGGAGTTGGAGGTCACCGAAAGCGTGGTCATGCACCAGGACACCGCCGCCAACCGCACCCTGCTGGAGCTGGCCGCGTTGGGCGTGAGCCTGGCCATCGACGATTTCGGCACGGGCTACTCCTCGCTTTACTACCTCAAGCATTTTCCCATCGACACCCTCAAGATCGACCGCGGCTTCGTGCGCGACATCGGCCGCGACGCCAACGACGCGGCCATCGTCGGGGCCATCGTCAGCCTGGGCCACAGCCTGGGCCTGAGCGTGGTGGCCGAAGGCGTCGAAACCGCCGAACAATTGGCCTATCTGCGCGCCCTGGGTTGCGACCTGTGCCAGGGCTATTATTTCAGCGAGCCCGCCCCCGCCGAACAGTTCGCCGAGCTGCTGCCTTGGCCCTAA
- a CDS encoding MATE family efflux transporter has product MLHNWSAPNGYRDVLRIGLPMVMSMASNTLMQFTDRVFLANHSVEAIAAALPAGITSFLFVSLFMGVTSYASVFIAQYVGAGSRRRVGAALWQGLYFAAGASLLMAGLYFVAGPIFDAAGHPPEVRVQEIAYFRVMCLGAFATLLSVALGNFFTGRGRTRPLMVANFIGAALNIPLDYVMIFGAGPVPSMGVVGAAWASVIGQTFIGLMLAALTFTAKNDRRMGVWRNRAFDAELFGRLMRFGLPGGVHFFLNMFAVTFFIFMIGRLGKIELAATNIALSIDMLAFLPMIGFSVAVSVMVGQAIGSGRPDDAAKATSSTIRLTLSWMSLVLVCFMLFPRQIIGLFLVSGQSAAESRAILEMGVVFLRWVAVYSLFDGVGIIYTGAIKGAGDTAYVMKVIAVMAVVAMIAPVWFLVEVLRAEAYLVWAVLTFYVCALGLLMWLRYRGGKWREMRVIEN; this is encoded by the coding sequence ATGTTGCATAATTGGTCCGCCCCCAACGGCTATCGCGACGTGTTGCGCATCGGCCTGCCCATGGTCATGTCCATGGCCTCCAACACGCTCATGCAGTTCACCGACCGGGTGTTTTTGGCCAACCACTCGGTGGAGGCCATCGCCGCGGCCCTGCCAGCGGGCATCACCAGCTTTTTGTTCGTCTCGTTGTTCATGGGCGTGACCTCCTACGCCAGCGTGTTCATCGCCCAATACGTGGGCGCGGGCAGCCGGCGGCGGGTGGGCGCGGCGCTGTGGCAGGGCCTCTACTTCGCCGCCGGGGCCTCGCTGCTGATGGCCGGGCTCTACTTCGTCGCCGGACCCATCTTCGACGCGGCCGGCCACCCGCCCGAGGTGCGCGTGCAGGAGATCGCCTATTTCCGCGTGATGTGCCTGGGGGCCTTCGCCACCCTGCTCAGCGTGGCCCTGGGCAACTTCTTCACCGGCCGGGGCCGCACCAGGCCGCTGATGGTGGCCAACTTCATCGGCGCGGCGCTGAATATCCCCCTGGATTACGTGATGATCTTCGGCGCGGGGCCCGTGCCGTCCATGGGCGTGGTCGGCGCGGCCTGGGCCTCGGTCATCGGCCAGACCTTCATCGGCCTGATGCTGGCGGCCTTGACTTTCACGGCCAAGAACGACCGCCGCATGGGCGTCTGGCGCAACCGCGCCTTCGACGCCGAACTGTTCGGCCGGCTGATGCGCTTTGGCCTGCCGGGCGGGGTGCATTTTTTCCTGAACATGTTCGCCGTCACTTTTTTCATCTTCATGATCGGTCGCTTGGGCAAAATCGAACTGGCCGCCACCAACATCGCCCTGTCCATCGACATGCTGGCCTTTTTGCCGATGATCGGTTTTTCGGTGGCGGTGAGCGTGATGGTCGGCCAGGCCATCGGCAGCGGCCGGCCCGACGACGCGGCCAAGGCCACCAGCAGCACCATCCGCTTGACTCTGTCGTGGATGAGCCTGGTGCTGGTCTGCTTCATGCTCTTTCCGCGCCAGATCATCGGGTTGTTTCTGGTCTCGGGCCAAAGCGCCGCCGAAAGCCGGGCCATCCTGGAGATGGGCGTGGTCTTTCTGCGCTGGGTGGCCGTCTACAGCCTCTTTGACGGCGTGGGCATCATCTATACTGGGGCGATCAAGGGCGCCGGCGACACGGCCTACGTCATGAAAGTCATCGCCGTGATGGCCGTGGTGGCCATGATCGCGCCGGTGTGGTTTTTGGTGGAGGTGCTGCGGGCAGAGGCTTATCTGGTCTGGGCGGTGCTGACGTTCTATGTCTGCGCGCTGGGCCTGTTGATGTGGCTGCGCTATCGCGGCGGCAAGTGGCGCGAGATGCGGGTGATCGAAAACTAG
- a CDS encoding DUF933 domain-containing protein, with product MKLALCGLPSSGKSTLFLALSGRKLSQGKAREEASQALLPVPDARVDRLSAMYQPKKTTYAQITFIDPPQPLIKADDPLTKLPAELRGADALVEVVRNFDGGLGAPQAVADHQAFAQELLLSDLITVERRLERMAQDRQRGRKQDEEEAALLERAKQMLEQETPLRGDAELAGHVKLKGFGLLSAKPLVVVANNAEDDPTPPDLGDDSAPVVIRASIEGELAELADDERAEFMAELGIGQSALDRLIQAGYAAMELISFFTVGQDEVRAWTVRRGALAPQAAGVIHSDLERGFIRAEVMVYDDLLAQGSEAAVKKAGLFKLAGKDHVVSDGEILHVRFSV from the coding sequence ATGAAGCTGGCCCTGTGCGGACTGCCCTCCAGCGGCAAATCGACGCTTTTTCTGGCCCTCAGCGGCCGCAAGCTGAGCCAGGGCAAGGCCCGCGAGGAGGCCAGCCAGGCCCTTTTGCCCGTGCCGGACGCGCGCGTGGACCGGCTTTCGGCCATGTATCAGCCCAAAAAGACCACCTACGCCCAGATCACGTTCATCGACCCGCCCCAGCCGCTGATCAAGGCCGACGACCCCCTGACCAAGCTGCCGGCCGAACTGCGCGGGGCCGACGCCCTGGTCGAGGTCGTGCGCAACTTCGACGGCGGCCTGGGCGCGCCCCAGGCGGTGGCCGACCACCAGGCCTTTGCCCAGGAGCTGCTGCTGAGCGACCTGATCACCGTCGAGCGCCGCCTGGAGCGCATGGCCCAGGATCGTCAGCGCGGCCGCAAGCAGGACGAAGAAGAGGCCGCCCTGCTGGAGCGGGCCAAACAAATGTTGGAGCAAGAAACGCCCCTGCGCGGTGACGCGGAGTTGGCCGGCCACGTCAAGCTCAAGGGCTTTGGCCTGCTCAGCGCCAAGCCCCTGGTGGTGGTGGCCAACAACGCCGAGGACGACCCCACCCCGCCCGATCTGGGCGACGACAGCGCGCCGGTGGTGATCCGCGCCTCCATCGAGGGCGAGTTGGCCGAGCTGGCCGACGACGAACGGGCCGAGTTCATGGCCGAGCTGGGCATCGGCCAATCGGCCCTGGACAGGCTGATCCAGGCCGGCTACGCGGCCATGGAGCTGATCTCGTTTTTCACCGTGGGCCAGGATGAAGTGCGGGCCTGGACCGTGCGCCGCGGCGCGCTGGCCCCCCAGGCCGCCGGCGTGATCCACTCCGACCTGGAGCGCGGCTTTATCCGCGCCGAGGTCATGGTCTACGACGACCTGCTGGCCCAGGGCTCGGAGGCGGCGGTGAAAAAGGCCGGGCTGTTCAAGCTGGCCGGCAAGGATCACGTGGTCTCCGACGGCGAGATATTGCACGTGCGCTTCAGCGTCTAA
- a CDS encoding sigma-54-dependent transcriptional regulator: MPIMKLLLVDDEERFLQTTAKLLVKKGYEPLTATSGAAALELMEAKHVDVVILDVKMPGMDGVETLKHIKTRFPLVEVIMLTGHGTIDSAVEGMRTGAFDYLTKPCEIEELMTKADEAYAKRQQMEEKIRLAQMRKAIHSPREVVKETDQGGWSQS; encoded by the coding sequence ATGCCGATCATGAAACTGTTGCTGGTCGACGACGAGGAGCGCTTTTTGCAGACCACGGCCAAGCTGCTGGTCAAAAAGGGCTACGAGCCGCTGACGGCCACCAGCGGCGCGGCGGCCCTGGAGCTGATGGAGGCCAAGCACGTCGACGTGGTGATCCTGGACGTCAAAATGCCGGGCATGGACGGCGTGGAGACGCTCAAGCACATCAAGACCCGTTTCCCGCTGGTGGAGGTGATCATGCTCACCGGCCACGGCACCATCGATTCGGCGGTGGAGGGCATGCGCACCGGGGCCTTCGATTACCTGACCAAGCCCTGCGAGATCGAGGAGCTGATGACCAAGGCCGACGAGGCCTACGCCAAACGTCAGCAGATGGAAGAGAAAATACGCCTGGCCCAGATGCGCAAGGCCATCCACTCGCCCCGCGAAGTGGTCAAGGAAACCGACCAAGGCGGCTGGAGCCAAAGCTAG
- a CDS encoding BglII/BstYI family type II restriction endonuclease — MFEKLKERGFDVKALHHAEAILKHDMPSAVTELEAVLLEATIPIEELVLGGGGEGGLTQRLRKKLTDEFGWAKHKFEIKKIIDGVQTESTSHELDHVKKFAGGAFALEIEWNNKDPFYDRDLDSFKRLHAEGAISIGGIITRGASLHEGMRDLIEAFAAQRGISGVDELARYYNPTSRQRKLIERSVAAKGSFARGWAHVFVSDKFGEATTHWRKLEDRVNRGVGNPCPLLLIGIPRTVVVF, encoded by the coding sequence ATGTTTGAGAAGCTGAAAGAGCGCGGATTCGACGTCAAGGCGCTGCATCATGCCGAAGCCATTCTCAAGCACGACATGCCAAGCGCCGTCACAGAGCTGGAGGCGGTCTTGCTGGAGGCGACGATCCCCATCGAAGAGCTTGTGCTTGGCGGCGGCGGGGAAGGCGGTCTGACCCAGCGCCTACGCAAAAAGCTGACCGATGAATTTGGTTGGGCCAAGCACAAGTTCGAAATAAAAAAGATCATCGACGGCGTGCAGACCGAATCTACATCCCACGAGCTCGACCACGTGAAAAAATTCGCCGGCGGCGCATTCGCCCTGGAAATCGAATGGAACAACAAAGACCCCTTCTACGACCGTGACTTGGATAGTTTCAAGCGGCTGCACGCCGAAGGGGCCATCTCCATCGGCGGCATCATCACGCGTGGCGCCAGCCTGCACGAAGGCATGCGCGATTTGATCGAAGCCTTTGCCGCGCAAAGAGGCATAAGCGGCGTCGACGAGTTGGCCCGGTATTACAACCCTACGTCACGCCAGAGAAAATTGATCGAAAGATCCGTGGCCGCCAAGGGCTCGTTCGCGCGCGGCTGGGCTCATGTCTTCGTGTCCGACAAATTCGGCGAGGCCACGACCCATTGGCGCAAGCTCGAAGACAGAGTCAATCGCGGCGTGGGCAATCCATGTCCGCTGTTGTTGATCGGCATCCCCAGGACCGTCGTCGTGTTCTAG
- a CDS encoding sensor histidine kinase, whose amino-acid sequence MTNKNENHYRALKNKILAAMIVAPAIPFLLVVAVGFYYFTASIERETFARMVRIAEDHRQAIEMFLTERRGDLTIIANSFSIAQMNNPEELRNIFDTLRQNSPAYTDLGLFNPEGVQTAYVGPYRLAGKQYKDAPWYKGVLGNGYYISDVFLGYRKSPHFIIAIAIQDGDQIWVLRATIDTVFFSDMVEKVRMGKTGEAYLVNAQGVFQTQRRSGGELLRADPEPIAHSERFEGVRTFAADDKSGDAYLYGATWLSEKDWQLIVRQEKADAFRDLRTAWLLAALILVLGVAGIVSMGFYLTGKIIARLSRIDSEKSQLNQQLIVASRLAEIGEMSAGFAHEINNPLQIIRSEQTLISVILDDMRQAGTLPQTPDTAELLDSVQQIKLQIDRCGNITQSILKFARQKDVTPQELSLSQLTPEIVAMVRKKAQVNGVELAISSDPATPKVQGDASQVQQVLLNLINNAMDAAIARHGASGGRVELRVGVDGEGQARLSVSDNGVGISEENLRRIFTPFFTTKPVGQGTGLGLSVCFGIIDAMGGTIDVASQVGQGSTFTITLPAAA is encoded by the coding sequence ATGACCAACAAAAACGAAAACCACTACCGCGCGCTTAAGAACAAGATCCTGGCGGCGATGATCGTGGCCCCGGCCATCCCCTTCCTGCTGGTGGTGGCGGTGGGCTTTTATTATTTCACCGCCTCCATCGAGCGCGAGACGTTCGCGCGCATGGTGCGCATCGCCGAGGATCATCGCCAGGCCATCGAGATGTTCCTGACCGAACGCCGCGGCGACCTGACCATCATCGCCAACTCCTTTTCCATCGCCCAAATGAACAACCCCGAGGAGCTGCGCAACATCTTCGACACCCTGCGGCAGAACTCGCCGGCCTACACCGACCTGGGCCTGTTCAACCCCGAGGGCGTGCAGACGGCCTACGTGGGGCCCTACAGGCTGGCCGGCAAACAATACAAGGACGCCCCCTGGTACAAGGGCGTGCTGGGCAACGGGTACTACATCAGCGACGTCTTCCTGGGCTACCGCAAGAGCCCCCACTTCATCATCGCCATCGCCATCCAGGACGGCGACCAGATCTGGGTGCTGCGGGCGACCATCGACACGGTCTTTTTCTCCGACATGGTCGAGAAGGTGCGCATGGGCAAGACCGGCGAGGCCTACCTGGTCAACGCCCAGGGCGTCTTCCAGACCCAGCGCCGTTCGGGCGGCGAACTGCTGCGGGCCGACCCGGAGCCCATCGCCCACTCCGAACGCTTCGAGGGCGTGCGCACCTTCGCCGCCGACGACAAGAGCGGCGACGCCTACCTCTACGGCGCCACCTGGCTGAGCGAAAAGGACTGGCAGCTCATCGTGCGCCAGGAAAAGGCCGACGCCTTCCGCGACCTGCGCACGGCCTGGCTGCTGGCGGCCTTGATCCTGGTGTTGGGCGTGGCGGGCATCGTCAGCATGGGCTTCTACCTCACCGGCAAGATCATCGCCCGCCTCAGCCGCATCGACAGCGAAAAGAGCCAGCTCAACCAGCAACTGATCGTGGCCAGCCGCCTGGCCGAGATCGGCGAGATGTCGGCCGGCTTCGCCCACGAGATCAACAACCCCCTACAGATCATCCGCTCCGAGCAGACGCTCATCTCCGTCATTCTCGATGACATGCGTCAAGCCGGAACGCTGCCCCAAACACCCGATACGGCTGAGCTCCTGGACTCCGTCCAACAAATCAAGCTCCAAATTGACAGGTGCGGAAACATCACCCAGTCGATCCTCAAGTTCGCTCGGCAAAAGGATGTCACTCCCCAGGAGCTCAGCCTTTCCCAATTGACGCCCGAGATCGTGGCCATGGTGCGCAAGAAGGCCCAGGTCAACGGCGTGGAGTTGGCCATTTCCAGCGATCCGGCCACGCCCAAGGTCCAAGGCGACGCCAGTCAGGTGCAGCAGGTGCTGCTCAACCTGATCAACAACGCCATGGACGCGGCCATCGCCCGCCACGGGGCCAGCGGCGGGCGGGTGGAGCTGCGCGTGGGCGTGGACGGCGAAGGCCAGGCGCGCCTGAGCGTCAGCGACAACGGCGTGGGCATCAGCGAGGAAAACCTGCGGCGCATCTTCACGCCGTTTTTCACCACCAAGCCGGTGGGCCAGGGCACGGGCCTGGGCCTGTCGGTGTGCTTTGGCATCATCGACGCCATGGGCGGGACCATCGACGTGGCCAGCCAGGTCGGCCAGGGCTCGACGTTCACCATCACCTTGCCGGCGGCCGCCTGA
- the hemB gene encoding porphobilinogen synthase, whose amino-acid sequence MSFPLVRMRRLRRNETIRRMVAETTLGVSDLIYPMFVCPGKGVRQPVGSMPGVDRFSVDTLVEECKQVADLGVPAVILFGIPEKKDALGRGAYDKNGPVPLALRALRRAVPGLALAADVCMCEYTDHGHCGILDKDTVHNDATLELLAKAAVVYAQAGAHIVAPSDMMDGRVGEIREALDEAELPDTLIMSYAAKYCSAFYGPFREAADSAPQFGDRKTYQMDPANVRQALREVALDVEEGADIVMVKPALPYLDVLAHMRDEFDLPLAAYHVSGEYSMIKAAAQLGWIDHDRVMMESLLSIKRAGADMILTYFAKEAAKLLAGGGK is encoded by the coding sequence ATGTCCTTTCCCCTGGTGCGCATGCGCCGCCTGCGGCGCAACGAGACCATCAGGCGCATGGTCGCCGAGACCACCCTCGGCGTCAGCGACCTGATCTACCCCATGTTCGTCTGCCCCGGCAAGGGCGTGCGCCAACCGGTGGGCTCCATGCCCGGCGTCGATCGCTTCAGCGTCGACACGCTGGTCGAGGAATGCAAGCAGGTGGCCGATCTGGGCGTGCCGGCGGTGATCCTCTTTGGCATACCCGAGAAAAAAGACGCCCTGGGCCGCGGGGCCTACGACAAAAACGGCCCCGTGCCCCTGGCCCTGCGCGCCCTGCGCCGCGCCGTGCCCGGTCTGGCGCTGGCAGCCGACGTGTGCATGTGCGAATACACCGACCACGGCCACTGCGGCATTTTGGACAAAGACACCGTGCACAACGACGCCACCTTGGAGCTTTTGGCCAAGGCGGCGGTGGTCTACGCCCAGGCCGGGGCCCACATCGTGGCCCCCTCTGACATGATGGACGGCCGCGTGGGCGAGATCCGCGAGGCCCTCGACGAGGCCGAGCTGCCAGACACCCTGATCATGAGCTACGCCGCCAAATACTGCAGCGCCTTCTATGGCCCCTTCCGCGAGGCCGCCGACAGCGCGCCCCAGTTCGGCGACCGCAAGACCTATCAGATGGACCCGGCCAACGTGCGCCAGGCCCTGCGCGAGGTGGCCCTGGACGTCGAGGAGGGGGCCGACATCGTCATGGTCAAGCCGGCCCTGCCCTATCTGGACGTGCTGGCCCACATGCGCGACGAGTTCGACCTGCCGCTGGCCGCCTATCACGTCTCGGGCGAATACTCGATGATCAAGGCCGCGGCCCAACTGGGCTGGATCGACCACGACCGGGTGATGATGGAGTCGTTGCTTTCGATCAAGCGGGCCGGCGCCGACATGATCCTGACCTATTTCGCCAAGGAGGCGGCCAAGCTGCTGGCCGGGGGCGGCAAATGA
- a CDS encoding MarC family protein, protein MTDLIDDFLRQFTVFWATIDPISTLGLFLAITPAKSAREKRSIAMRATLYSAIILLGFVMVGQIILTYMEIRLQSFQIAGGILLFLFGVQMVFGDAAPPPDQKPEAGHDVAVFPLAIPSIASPGAIMAAVLMTENSSHTTAMQCFTLGVMGVVLLITLVLMLMANKVFRLLGNAGSAVVVRVMGILLSAMAVETVIHGLGGLGLIPIK, encoded by the coding sequence ATGACAGACCTTATCGACGATTTTCTGCGTCAGTTCACGGTTTTTTGGGCCACCATCGACCCCATCAGCACCCTGGGCCTTTTCCTGGCCATCACCCCGGCCAAATCGGCCAGGGAAAAACGCTCCATCGCCATGCGGGCCACGCTCTATTCGGCGATCATCCTGCTGGGCTTCGTGATGGTGGGCCAGATCATCCTGACCTACATGGAAATCCGCCTGCAATCGTTCCAGATCGCCGGCGGCATCCTGCTGTTTCTGTTTGGCGTGCAGATGGTCTTCGGTGACGCCGCCCCGCCGCCCGACCAAAAGCCCGAGGCCGGCCACGACGTGGCGGTCTTTCCCCTGGCCATCCCTTCCATCGCCAGCCCCGGGGCGATCATGGCCGCGGTGCTGATGACCGAAAACAGCTCGCACACGACGGCCATGCAGTGTTTCACCCTGGGGGTCATGGGGGTTGTCCTGCTGATCACCCTGGTGCTGATGCTCATGGCCAACAAGGTGTTTCGCCTGCTGGGCAACGCCGGCAGCGCCGTGGTGGTGCGCGTCATGGGCATTTTGCTTTCGGCCATGGCCGTGGAGACGGTCATCCATGGCCTGGGCGGCCTGGGGTTGATCCCCATAAAGTAG